A region from the Branchiostoma floridae strain S238N-H82 chromosome 9, Bfl_VNyyK, whole genome shotgun sequence genome encodes:
- the LOC118423195 gene encoding complement C1q tumor necrosis factor-related protein 3-like, which yields MTGMLPVLFMNGGMSTGQSDKLQDTLSDAAANGNAATMPVFSCQKGDPGPTGPPGNPGTPGPSGIPGNHGNNGNNGLPGAIGPPGEPGLKGDRGMMGEKGKTGAPGIPGVLGSKGSRGERGPPGQPGTGVTMVTKAAFSVGLTVDMNVQQDTDVVFDKVFTNIGGGYNVTTGRFTAPAHGAYYFAFHGYDYYASFNMWVKLLHNGQEVVSIIDYDIDDTHDTASNSVILELAASDQVWLQLHAGHVIAGFKHTCTFSGYLLFPL from the exons ATGACCGGGATGTTGCCGGTGCTGTTCATGAATGGAGGGATGTCTACCGGACAGTCGGATAAACTTCAGGACACTCTGAGTGACGCGGCCGCGAACGGCAACGCAGCCACAATGCCTGTCTTCTCCTGTCAGAAGGGCGACCCGGGACCGACCGGTCCCCCCGGCAACCCCGGAACACCCGGGCCGTCGGGCATCCctggtaaccatggcaacaatggGAACAACGGGTTGCCAGGGGCGATCGGACCCCCCGGAGAGCCAGGCCTGAAGGGTGACAGAGGCATGATGGGAGAGAAGGGGAAGACAGGAGCGCCGGGGATTCCGGGCGTTTTGGGGTCAAAGGGCAGCCGCGGGGAGAGAGGCCCGCCGGGACAGCCGGGTACCGgggtcaccatggtaaccaaggCGGCGTTCTCGGTAGGCCTGACGGTCGACATGAACGTGCAACAGGACACTGACGTCGTCTTCGACaag GTCTTCACCAACATCGGCGGGGGGTACAACGTGACGACGGGGCGGTTCACGGCGCCGGCACACGGAGCGTACTACTTCGCCTTCCACGGGTACGACTACTACGCCTCCTTCAACATGTGGGTCAAGCTGCTGCACAACGGACAGGAG gTGGTGTCCATCATCGATTATGACATTGACGACACCCACGACACGGCCAGCAACAGCGTGATCCTCGAGCTGGCGGCAAGCGACCAGGTCTGGCTACAGCTGCACGCGGGGCACGTCATCGCGGGGTTCAAACACACCTGTACCTTCTCTGGGTACCTGCTGTTCCCTctgtaa